From Acidianus brierleyi:
AAATTAACGTTCTGAAAGATTCGTTTCTGAATGGTAAAAACTCCATATCTCCTTGAACTAAATTTTCGCACCCTTTTTTTCTTGATTCTAAAAGTTGTTTTTCCGCTATATCAAGACAGATTACATAACCTTTTATGGCTGAACAGTTTTGTCCTGATCCACATCCTATATCTCCTGCTGGAAACTCGGTTACATGAATGTTTATAGGTTTTCTTCTATGTACTATATGTTCATAAGCTTCCTTTGTAAGCTCTTTTTCTTCCACAAGATTATATATCACTTGAGCATTTTTGATTTTAATGAGAATTCTAGTTTTACATGGAAAAGGATCATCTCCAGACAAGATTAAGTGGCTTTCCAAACCATTAGAAGAATTTGGAGAAATTATAGTACCAGATTTTGATTATGAGGTAAAAGAAGGTGTAGAAAAAGCATTAAAGTATGACTTTGACTGTATAGCAGGTCATTCTAGAGGTGGTACAATAGCGCTAATGTCTAGTGCATTAACAGGCAAATGTTGCATTGCAGTTTCTGCGCCTTCTGATAGAGTAGAACAAATGAAATATCTATCATCTTTTCCTCAAGATAGCATACAATATAGAAA
This genomic window contains:
- a CDS encoding alpha/beta hydrolase family protein, with the translated sequence MRILVLHGKGSSPDKIKWLSKPLEEFGEIIVPDFDYEVKEGVEKALKYDFDCIAGHSRGGTIALMSSALTGKCCIAVSAPSDRVEQMKYLSSFPQDSIQYRNYLDLSKISIEDLKKYSPINYADKLHNVLLIHGKNDNIVSPTHSINLCNKIKENGGKCELYLIEMKHSPPMDKYSELAGIIKKWVKTQIY